Proteins encoded by one window of Candidatus Odinarchaeum yellowstonii:
- a CDS encoding GTP-binding protein — protein sequence MVKIKNADEIRNLIQNCPYEQRRIFSITAHIDHGKTTMTDYLLKRAGLMSDDAAGMVLMTDSDPEEQLRNITIFTSVAQLSYEYKGKEYLFQINDTPGHISFTGEVSRALRGSDGAVILVDALEGVMTQTETNIRLAVGAELCKPVLFINKVDRLISELRLEPKKVSQRLDQIINKVNDLILKVAPPELAKSWMVRFDNNSVAFGSAKHGWAVTYDIIKETNIPPLIFFEKYRQGEEGIKWLRQNLPLDEAILRMVIQHLPDPKTAQKYRLRRIWSGDVNSEVGRKIAECDPNGPLLGMFTKIFIDPKSKRPTLIGRVFSGTLKTGDLIYLVNQKKEERIKRLGLMEITDILDCDSIPAGNLFAVFGFITPAGETFIQPGSNIPPFEEITYVAEPVVSKSIKPIDPQDLARLGEVVSKWIMADPTAEFKFNQESGEYILSGIDPLQIEILTKRISDQVPINVSPPVIVYREKATKQGVEIHTKSPNGHNRVKLYVEPLDETTVELIKKGEVSIDQDAKVRGDILREKANWDAKLVRKIWDIYGTNMFIDNTSGVQRLERIKSYIVSVFRDFINGGTLAKEPVMNLKVVMTDATVHVDPAHTGYHEIAGMVSSALNISFLTGEPKLYEPVLKVNIKTPLGTEGEIIKVINRHRGQVSNMETEEDTTVITALIPTAETLGIADEFRSATSGKAFFGYEFVGFQTLPENLQLSKILEIRKRKGLSEEMPTVKSWERFIYKM from the coding sequence ATGGTGAAAATAAAGAACGCTGATGAGATACGTAATCTTATTCAAAACTGTCCGTATGAGCAGAGGAGAATCTTCTCCATTACAGCTCATATAGATCACGGTAAAACAACTATGACTGATTATTTACTGAAAAGAGCTGGGTTGATGAGCGATGACGCCGCTGGTATGGTTCTTATGACTGACAGTGACCCTGAAGAGCAGCTTAGAAACATCACTATTTTTACGAGTGTAGCTCAATTAAGCTATGAATATAAGGGTAAAGAATACTTGTTTCAAATTAACGACACACCGGGTCACATAAGTTTCACGGGTGAAGTTTCCAGAGCTTTAAGGGGCTCTGATGGTGCAGTTATTCTAGTGGACGCTCTTGAAGGTGTTATGACGCAGACTGAAACAAATATAAGATTAGCTGTAGGCGCTGAATTATGTAAACCTGTCTTATTCATAAATAAAGTTGATAGACTGATCAGCGAGCTTAGATTAGAACCTAAGAAAGTTTCCCAAAGACTTGATCAAATAATTAATAAAGTTAACGATCTTATACTTAAAGTCGCTCCACCGGAATTGGCTAAGAGCTGGATGGTTAGATTTGATAATAATAGTGTAGCATTCGGTTCAGCTAAACACGGTTGGGCTGTAACCTACGACATCATAAAAGAGACGAATATTCCTCCCCTTATATTCTTTGAAAAATATAGGCAAGGCGAGGAGGGGATTAAATGGCTTCGTCAAAACCTCCCTCTAGATGAGGCTATTCTTAGAATGGTTATCCAACATTTACCTGATCCAAAAACAGCTCAAAAATATAGGCTGCGTAGAATTTGGTCAGGGGATGTTAACTCTGAAGTGGGTAGAAAAATAGCTGAATGCGATCCTAATGGACCTCTTCTAGGAATGTTTACAAAGATATTTATAGACCCCAAGTCTAAACGCCCTACTTTAATAGGTAGGGTATTCTCCGGGACCCTTAAAACAGGTGATCTAATATACTTAGTTAACCAGAAAAAGGAGGAGCGTATTAAAAGACTGGGCTTAATGGAGATCACGGATATACTAGACTGTGACAGTATACCGGCCGGTAACTTATTCGCTGTATTCGGTTTCATTACACCTGCAGGTGAGACATTCATTCAACCCGGTTCGAATATACCTCCATTCGAAGAAATCACATATGTAGCTGAACCTGTGGTTAGCAAGAGCATAAAGCCTATCGATCCTCAAGATTTAGCTAGACTCGGTGAAGTAGTATCCAAATGGATTATGGCTGATCCAACCGCTGAGTTTAAATTTAACCAAGAGAGCGGCGAATACATTCTCAGCGGCATAGACCCGCTTCAAATAGAAATTTTAACTAAGCGTATAAGCGACCAGGTTCCAATAAATGTAAGCCCACCTGTGATAGTTTACAGAGAGAAAGCGACGAAGCAGGGTGTGGAAATTCACACAAAATCTCCGAACGGACATAACCGTGTGAAACTATACGTCGAACCATTAGATGAAACTACGGTGGAGCTGATAAAGAAAGGCGAGGTTTCAATAGACCAAGACGCTAAAGTAAGAGGGGATATACTTAGAGAGAAAGCTAACTGGGATGCAAAACTAGTAAGAAAGATATGGGATATATATGGGACTAATATGTTCATAGATAATACTAGTGGTGTGCAGAGGCTTGAAAGAATAAAATCATATATTGTATCCGTTTTCAGAGATTTTATAAACGGCGGAACTCTCGCTAAAGAACCTGTTATGAATCTTAAAGTCGTGATGACTGATGCGACGGTTCACGTTGATCCAGCTCACACCGGCTATCATGAAATCGCGGGAATGGTCTCATCAGCGCTTAACATTAGTTTTCTAACAGGTGAACCCAAACTCTACGAGCCAGTTCTAAAAGTTAACATTAAAACACCTTTAGGAACAGAAGGTGAAATCATCAAAGTTATTAACAGGCATAGAGGCCAAGTGTCTAATATGGAAACAGAGGAGGATACAACCGTTATAACAGCTTTAATACCTACAGCTGAAACCCTTGGAATAGCTGATGAGTTTAGAAGCGCAACTTCTGGTAAAGCATTCTTCGGATACGAGTTCGTCGGATTCCAAACTTTACCTGAAAACCTTCAGCTCTCAAAAATTCTTGAAATTAGAAAGCGGAAGGGACTTTCAGAAGAAATGCCTACAGTGAAGTCATGGGAGAGATTCATTTATAAAATGTAA